A single region of the Arthrobacter sp. PAMC25564 genome encodes:
- the aspS gene encoding aspartate--tRNA ligase, translating to MLRTHDLGSLRSEHIGQTVTLAGWVGRRRDHGGVAFVDLRDASGIAQVVVREEEVFHGLRNEYVLQIVGTVSRRPEGNENPALATGEIEVMAEKVTILNTSDPLPFQIDEHVEVGEEARLKHRYLDLRRPGPARNLRLRSEANRVARELLHEDGFVEIETPTLTRSTPEGARDFVVPARLAPGSWYALPQSPQLFKQLLQVGGFEKYYQIARCYRDEDFRADRQPEFTQLDIEASFVEQDDIIRLGESIVKALWKLIDVEIPTPIQRITYHDAMARYGSDKPDLRFGLELTELTEFFKDTNFGVFKAPYVGAVVMPGGASQARRALDAWQEWAKQRGAKGLAYVLYKEDGELAGPVAKNLTDTERAGLADAVGAKPGDCIFFAAGEKSPSRALLGAARVEIGHRTGLINPTDWAFVWVVDAPMFEPAAAAVASGDVAVGAGQWTAVHHAFTSPKPEFLDSFDKNPESALSYAYDIVCNGNEIGGGSIRIHQSDVQERVFELMGLDKEDAQTKFGFLLEGFKFGAPPHGGIAFGWDRVVALLAGVESIRDVIAFPKTGNGYDPLTQAPAPITAQQRKEAGVDFKPEAKKAEASKAEDTKKAE from the coding sequence GTGCTGCGCACACATGACCTCGGATCTCTTCGCTCCGAGCACATTGGACAAACCGTAACCCTCGCCGGCTGGGTCGGCCGGCGTCGTGACCACGGTGGTGTCGCATTCGTTGACCTGCGCGACGCTTCGGGCATCGCCCAGGTCGTCGTCCGTGAAGAAGAAGTCTTCCACGGCCTGCGCAACGAGTACGTGCTGCAGATCGTGGGCACCGTCTCCCGGCGCCCCGAGGGCAATGAGAACCCGGCGCTGGCCACCGGCGAGATCGAGGTCATGGCCGAGAAGGTCACGATCCTCAACACCTCGGACCCGCTGCCGTTCCAGATCGACGAGCACGTTGAGGTCGGCGAGGAAGCCCGCCTCAAGCACCGCTACCTGGACCTGCGCCGCCCCGGCCCGGCCCGCAACCTGCGGCTGCGCTCCGAGGCCAACCGCGTGGCCCGCGAACTGCTGCACGAGGACGGTTTCGTCGAGATCGAAACCCCCACGCTGACTCGTTCGACGCCGGAAGGCGCCCGTGACTTCGTGGTCCCCGCACGCCTCGCGCCGGGCTCGTGGTACGCGCTGCCGCAGTCCCCGCAGCTGTTCAAGCAGCTCCTGCAGGTCGGCGGCTTCGAGAAGTACTACCAGATCGCCCGCTGCTACCGCGACGAGGACTTCCGCGCGGACCGCCAGCCGGAGTTCACCCAGCTCGACATCGAAGCCAGCTTCGTGGAGCAGGACGACATCATCCGCCTCGGCGAAAGCATCGTCAAGGCACTGTGGAAGCTGATCGACGTCGAGATCCCGACGCCGATCCAGCGCATCACGTACCACGACGCGATGGCCCGGTATGGTTCGGACAAGCCGGACCTGCGCTTCGGACTGGAGCTCACCGAACTCACCGAATTCTTCAAGGACACCAACTTCGGTGTCTTCAAGGCGCCCTACGTGGGCGCCGTCGTGATGCCCGGCGGTGCCTCCCAGGCACGCCGCGCCCTCGACGCCTGGCAGGAATGGGCCAAGCAGCGCGGCGCCAAGGGCCTGGCCTACGTCCTGTACAAGGAAGACGGCGAACTGGCCGGACCCGTGGCCAAGAACCTCACCGACACCGAGCGTGCCGGACTGGCTGACGCCGTCGGCGCCAAGCCGGGCGACTGCATCTTCTTCGCTGCCGGCGAGAAGTCCCCGTCGCGGGCCCTGCTGGGTGCCGCCCGGGTCGAGATCGGCCACCGCACCGGCCTCATCAACCCCACCGACTGGGCGTTCGTGTGGGTCGTCGACGCCCCCATGTTCGAACCGGCCGCCGCAGCCGTCGCTTCCGGCGACGTCGCCGTCGGTGCCGGCCAGTGGACCGCCGTGCACCACGCCTTCACCTCGCCCAAGCCCGAATTCCTGGACAGCTTCGACAAGAACCCCGAATCGGCGCTGTCCTACGCCTACGACATCGTCTGCAACGGCAACGAAATCGGCGGCGGCTCCATCCGTATCCACCAGAGTGATGTCCAGGAACGGGTCTTCGAGCTCATGGGCCTGGACAAGGAAGACGCCCAGACCAAGTTCGGCTTCCTCCTCGAGGGCTTCAAGTTCGGTGCGCCTCCGCACGGCGGCATCGCCTTCGGCTGGGACCGTGTGGTCGCCCTGCTGGCCGGTGTTGAGTCCATCCGCGATGTCATCGCCTTCCCGAAGACGGGCAACGGCTATGACCCGCTGACCCAGGCTCCCGCGCCGATCACGGCGCAGCAGCGCAAGGAAGCCGGCGTCGATTTCAAGCCGGAAGCCAAGAAGGCGGAGGCCTCGAAGGCAGAAGACACCAAAAAGGCCGAGTAG
- a CDS encoding sulfurtransferase gives MQDGKYASDEVLVGPQWLQDHLHDPTLRVVEVDVSSTAYNTGHIGGAVLWNIYGDLKDSNYRLVDKAAVQDLVRTSGIAPDSTVVFYGYAPAMGFWLMKLYGHSRLRILDTSRTSWEQDGRPWTVQAPVPAVTDYLLPDQDGRIRAGQQAVQDAVGLPAVILMDVRTDAEFRGERFWPSGLAEPEGRAGHIPSAMHLAVDGLLTPDGAFRSAEEVRRLFAPVKDSAGEVITYCTVGARACTAWFALSYLMGRGHVRVYDGSWAEWGKMPATPVEAG, from the coding sequence ATGCAGGACGGGAAATATGCCAGCGATGAAGTTCTTGTTGGTCCGCAATGGCTGCAAGACCACCTTCACGATCCCACGCTTCGTGTTGTCGAAGTCGATGTGAGCAGCACCGCCTACAACACCGGACATATTGGCGGGGCCGTCCTGTGGAACATCTACGGGGACCTGAAGGATTCGAACTACAGGCTCGTGGACAAGGCAGCCGTGCAGGATCTGGTGCGGACGTCCGGGATTGCGCCCGACTCCACGGTGGTCTTCTACGGCTATGCACCGGCGATGGGGTTCTGGCTGATGAAGCTCTATGGTCATTCCAGGCTCCGGATCCTGGACACCTCGAGGACCTCCTGGGAGCAGGATGGCCGGCCATGGACCGTGCAGGCGCCTGTGCCTGCCGTGACCGACTATCTGTTGCCTGACCAGGACGGGCGAATCCGCGCCGGGCAACAGGCGGTGCAGGACGCGGTCGGGCTGCCGGCGGTGATCCTCATGGATGTCCGGACCGACGCTGAATTCCGGGGCGAGCGGTTCTGGCCATCAGGCCTTGCCGAGCCCGAAGGCCGCGCCGGACACATCCCCTCAGCCATGCACCTTGCGGTCGATGGGCTGCTCACCCCTGACGGGGCTTTCCGGAGCGCCGAGGAAGTGCGTCGGCTGTTCGCCCCGGTTAAGGACTCAGCCGGCGAAGTCATCACCTACTGCACTGTCGGTGCCCGCGCGTGCACGGCCTGGTTCGCGCTCAGCTACCTGATGGGGCGCGGACACGTCCGGGTCTACGACGGCTCCTGGGCCGAATGGGGAAAAATGCCTGCAACGCCTGTGGAGGCCGGCTGA
- a CDS encoding DUF349 domain-containing protein has translation MTDSQKSDETLSAAAANETEAEAAAADGTADGTIPADPADQPADNSTPAPAGAAVPVPAPGPVPANRPAPSPAAFAARPKVGPSVASPAPATVSSAASLAEAARWGRVEGDGQVFLTVDGAEHPVGQYPGVSDDEALGYFARKYDDVLAQIVLLEQRISSKAPTTDMQKTVTHLREQLAERNMVGDLRTAEARLDTVSTQIRDLEKAEKAEHDAVRAAELAAREAIVAEAEEIAGHDPAQIQWKTSSARMNELFESWKTAQKSGVRLGRSNEDTLWKRFRAARTVFDRHRRAYFSQLDSNNSAAKAAKEKLIAEAESLSISTDWGFAAGEYRRLMDDWKASPRASRKDDDALWARFRAAQDVFFTNRQAANDEIDQEYGANLTVKEALLAEANELLPIKDLAATKKALQSIRDRWEEAGKVPRADMGRIEAGLRKVEDAVRHAEEENWKRSNPETKARTNSALTQLESAIAGLKEDLATAEKAGDQRRIKAAQEALEARQAWLEQLEKSASELA, from the coding sequence GTGACAGACAGTCAGAAATCCGACGAAACATTGTCAGCAGCAGCTGCCAACGAGACCGAAGCCGAGGCGGCAGCAGCCGACGGCACGGCCGACGGCACGATCCCGGCCGACCCCGCAGATCAGCCCGCAGACAATTCCACGCCCGCCCCCGCTGGGGCTGCGGTGCCTGTTCCCGCACCGGGACCCGTCCCCGCGAACCGGCCCGCGCCGTCACCGGCAGCCTTCGCGGCGCGTCCGAAGGTGGGCCCGTCTGTGGCCTCCCCCGCACCGGCAACCGTGTCCTCCGCCGCCTCGCTGGCCGAAGCCGCCCGCTGGGGCCGCGTGGAAGGCGACGGCCAGGTGTTCCTGACCGTCGACGGCGCGGAACACCCCGTTGGCCAGTACCCGGGCGTCAGCGACGACGAGGCCCTGGGCTACTTCGCCCGCAAGTACGACGACGTCCTCGCCCAGATCGTCCTGCTCGAACAGCGCATCAGCTCCAAGGCGCCCACGACGGACATGCAGAAGACTGTCACGCACCTACGCGAACAGCTGGCCGAACGCAACATGGTGGGCGATCTCCGCACCGCCGAGGCCCGCCTGGATACCGTTTCCACCCAGATCCGCGACCTTGAGAAGGCCGAAAAGGCCGAACACGACGCCGTCCGGGCCGCCGAGCTTGCGGCCCGCGAGGCCATCGTCGCGGAGGCCGAAGAAATCGCCGGCCACGATCCGGCCCAGATCCAGTGGAAGACCTCCAGCGCCCGGATGAACGAACTGTTCGAGAGCTGGAAGACCGCGCAGAAGAGCGGCGTCCGGCTCGGCCGCAGCAACGAGGACACCCTCTGGAAGCGGTTCCGCGCCGCCCGCACGGTCTTCGACCGGCACCGCCGCGCGTACTTCTCCCAGCTGGACAGCAACAACTCGGCAGCCAAGGCTGCCAAGGAAAAGCTGATCGCCGAGGCGGAAAGCCTCTCCATTTCGACCGACTGGGGCTTCGCAGCCGGCGAATACCGCCGCCTGATGGATGACTGGAAGGCTTCGCCGCGCGCGAGCCGCAAGGACGACGACGCCCTGTGGGCACGTTTCCGTGCCGCGCAGGACGTGTTCTTCACCAACCGCCAGGCAGCCAACGACGAGATCGACCAGGAATACGGCGCCAACCTGACGGTCAAGGAGGCGCTCCTCGCGGAAGCGAACGAACTGCTGCCGATCAAGGACCTCGCTGCCACCAAGAAGGCCCTGCAGTCCATCCGTGACCGTTGGGAGGAAGCCGGCAAGGTTCCCCGCGCCGACATGGGCCGCATCGAGGCCGGCCTGCGGAAGGTCGAGGACGCCGTCCGCCACGCCGAGGAGGAGAACTGGAAGCGTTCGAACCCGGAGACGAAGGCCCGCACCAACAGCGCCCTGACACAGCTGGAATCGGCCATCGCCGGGCTCAAGGAAGACCTGGCCACCGCCGAGAAGGCCGGCGACCAGCGCAGGATCAAGGCGGCCCAGGAAGCCCTCGAGGCACGCCAGGCGTGGCTTGAGCAGCTGGAAAAGTCGGCAAGCGAGCTCGCCTAG
- a CDS encoding IclR family transcriptional regulator, whose product MANSASGESIIGRFVKIVSAFDDRHPSMSVAELGRRSGLPVTTTYRLVRDLLLERLLERDSSGDVHIGTRMWELVSRSSKMVGLREAALPFMEDVQAVVQHSTTLGILDSDEVLYIERIGSDASIVDITKIAGRLPLHATSSGLLLLAHSPAAYQETFLARPLAKYTATTLTDPAELRRHLAEIRQRGFAVMPGVIVPESSGIAVPVFGPDNTVVAALSVVVPRNEENVPARVPVLLAAARGISRTLGWRGELKGALRQSH is encoded by the coding sequence ATGGCTAACTCGGCATCGGGCGAGTCGATCATCGGTCGGTTCGTGAAGATCGTCAGCGCCTTTGACGACCGCCACCCTTCCATGAGCGTCGCCGAGCTGGGCCGCCGCAGCGGCCTCCCCGTGACGACCACCTACCGCCTGGTCCGTGACCTGTTGCTGGAACGCCTCCTGGAGCGCGATTCCAGCGGGGATGTGCACATCGGAACCCGGATGTGGGAACTGGTGTCCCGCAGTTCCAAGATGGTGGGCCTGCGGGAGGCTGCCTTGCCGTTTATGGAGGACGTCCAGGCGGTGGTGCAGCATTCCACCACCCTGGGCATCCTCGATTCGGACGAGGTCCTGTATATCGAACGCATCGGTTCCGACGCAAGCATCGTGGACATCACCAAGATCGCCGGCCGGCTGCCCCTGCACGCGACGTCGTCCGGGCTCCTGCTGCTGGCCCACTCCCCCGCCGCCTACCAGGAGACCTTCCTGGCCCGCCCGCTGGCCAAATACACGGCGACCACCCTGACAGACCCCGCCGAGCTGCGCCGCCACCTGGCCGAGATCCGGCAGCGGGGCTTCGCGGTCATGCCGGGGGTGATCGTGCCGGAATCCAGCGGCATCGCCGTCCCCGTCTTCGGCCCCGACAACACCGTCGTCGCAGCGCTCAGCGTCGTGGTGCCCCGGAACGAGGAGAACGTCCCTGCCCGGGTGCCGGTCCTCCTGGCCGCCGCGCGCGGCATTTCCCGGACCCTGGGCTGGCGGGGCGAGCTCAAGGGAGCCCTCCGCCAAAGCCACTGA
- a CDS encoding peptidylprolyl isomerase, translating to MAASSRSAREAKRRIQQMEAKRELRKEQDKRRKRDNVLAIGAGAAAVAVALVLQLTVFSSNPTEEQFAAAQADLAKPTASATPSPTNGENIPKPETAAGKTFTGELTLNTGTLGVELDGTKAPQATAVFKSLADQNFYNGLRCHRLTTGESFGVLQCGSKAGDGSTDPSYTWGPLENTPPNNTYPAGTIAVARTAGNAYGNGTQFFIVYKDTVIPADAAGGYTVVGKVTSGLDVVTNIAAAGNKPGDSPTDGAPAEPVTIDSFSLK from the coding sequence TTGGCGGCCAGTTCACGGAGCGCCCGCGAAGCCAAGCGGCGCATCCAGCAGATGGAGGCGAAGCGCGAACTGCGCAAGGAGCAGGACAAGCGCCGCAAACGCGACAACGTACTCGCGATCGGTGCCGGGGCGGCAGCCGTCGCCGTCGCCCTCGTCCTCCAGCTGACTGTCTTCTCCTCCAACCCCACAGAGGAGCAGTTCGCGGCCGCCCAGGCGGACCTGGCCAAGCCCACGGCGTCCGCCACGCCGTCGCCCACCAACGGTGAGAACATCCCCAAGCCGGAAACCGCCGCGGGCAAGACCTTCACCGGCGAGCTCACGCTGAACACCGGCACGCTGGGCGTCGAGCTGGACGGCACCAAGGCACCGCAGGCAACCGCCGTCTTCAAATCCCTCGCGGACCAGAACTTCTACAACGGCCTGCGCTGCCACCGCCTGACCACTGGCGAGAGCTTCGGGGTGCTGCAGTGCGGTTCCAAGGCAGGCGACGGCAGCACCGATCCGTCCTACACCTGGGGTCCGCTGGAAAACACGCCGCCGAACAACACCTACCCGGCCGGAACCATCGCCGTCGCACGGACGGCCGGAAACGCCTACGGCAACGGCACCCAGTTCTTCATCGTGTACAAGGACACCGTCATTCCGGCGGACGCCGCCGGCGGCTACACCGTGGTGGGCAAGGTGACGTCGGGCCTGGACGTGGTCACGAATATCGCCGCCGCAGGCAATAAGCCCGGTGATAGCCCCACAGACGGCGCACCCGCGGAACCAGTCACGATAGACTCGTTCTCTCTGAAGTAA
- a CDS encoding MFS transporter: MSHTIHRADAAPEARKTPGKAALASFLGSTLEYYDFFIYGTAAALVFPHLFFPSADPAIGLIGAFATFGVAYVARPVGGLVMGHFGDKLGRKKILLLTLGIMGLSSLGIGFLPGYEQVGVWAPILLVAGRLAQGFSAGAESAGASTLTLEHSPEGKRGFFTSFVMTGYASGMVLATLVFIPVTALPAEAMMSWGWRIPFWLSIVVLAIAYWVRTHLDETPVFDEAQEHQEVSRMPLKEVLKFQAPDVLRVVGMSIMSVMQTIFTVFGLAYATSTAGFDRASILTVNAVAIGLSMFAMPLAAKLSDRIGRRPLLLTAAIGCSVTIFLYFLALSSGSILLVFLAAFLNMTVLYSGFNGIWPSFFAEQFAAPVRYTGMAMGNQLGLVLAGFAPMIAGLLLAPGATGWVPVAVFATVCMLIAAVSVFFSRETARTPIHELGAPYLAGNARRRELLEEQKQELNQTHQLAAQVP, from the coding sequence ATGAGCCACACCATCCACCGGGCCGATGCAGCACCGGAAGCCCGGAAGACCCCGGGGAAGGCCGCCCTGGCGTCATTCCTGGGCAGCACCCTGGAGTACTACGACTTCTTCATCTACGGAACTGCGGCGGCGCTCGTTTTCCCGCACCTGTTCTTCCCGTCCGCCGATCCTGCCATCGGGCTGATCGGTGCCTTTGCGACCTTTGGCGTCGCCTACGTTGCACGGCCGGTCGGCGGACTGGTCATGGGCCACTTCGGCGACAAACTGGGCCGGAAGAAGATCCTGCTGCTCACGCTGGGCATCATGGGCCTCTCCTCCCTCGGCATCGGTTTCCTGCCCGGCTACGAGCAGGTCGGCGTCTGGGCACCGATCCTGCTGGTGGCCGGGCGCCTGGCCCAGGGCTTCTCCGCCGGGGCCGAATCGGCCGGGGCGTCCACCCTGACCCTGGAGCATTCCCCGGAAGGCAAGCGCGGTTTCTTCACGAGCTTCGTGATGACCGGGTATGCCTCCGGGATGGTCCTGGCCACGCTGGTCTTCATCCCGGTCACGGCGCTTCCCGCGGAGGCCATGATGAGCTGGGGCTGGCGCATCCCGTTCTGGCTCTCGATCGTGGTCCTGGCCATCGCCTACTGGGTCCGGACGCACCTGGACGAAACACCGGTCTTCGACGAAGCACAGGAGCACCAGGAAGTCAGCCGGATGCCGCTCAAAGAGGTCCTGAAGTTCCAGGCCCCGGACGTGCTGCGGGTCGTGGGAATGTCCATCATGTCCGTGATGCAGACCATCTTCACCGTCTTCGGCCTGGCGTATGCCACCTCCACCGCGGGCTTTGACCGGGCTTCCATCCTGACCGTCAACGCGGTCGCGATCGGCCTGTCCATGTTTGCCATGCCGCTGGCCGCGAAGCTTTCGGACCGGATCGGCAGGCGCCCCCTGCTCCTGACGGCCGCAATCGGCTGCTCCGTCACGATCTTCCTGTACTTCCTGGCCCTGTCCTCGGGCAGCATCCTGTTGGTCTTCCTCGCGGCGTTCCTGAACATGACCGTGCTGTACTCCGGCTTCAACGGCATCTGGCCCTCGTTCTTCGCCGAGCAGTTCGCCGCGCCGGTGCGCTACACCGGCATGGCCATGGGCAACCAGCTGGGGCTCGTCCTGGCCGGCTTCGCGCCGATGATCGCGGGCCTGTTGCTGGCACCCGGTGCCACCGGCTGGGTTCCTGTGGCGGTCTTCGCAACGGTCTGCATGCTGATCGCAGCAGTATCGGTGTTCTTCTCCCGGGAGACGGCCAGGACACCGATCCACGAGCTGGGCGCGCCCTACCTGGCAGGCAACGCCCGGCGCCGCGAACTGCTCGAAGAGCAAAAACAAGAGCTGAACCAGACGCACCAGCTCGCCGCCCAGGTCCCGTAG
- a CDS encoding type IV toxin-antitoxin system AbiEi family antitoxin, with the protein MVLLSATPAPRSHRPLASVPSPPESSPDELYSPGTLFSWPELQAMASDGVLRQLYQRGYLPPGTRSTPQLRARAAACTIPPAIRQRVVAGRMTAAWIYGCAREPDRLALLVDANRRISSLRSTRGCTFHEVRLGPFDVVSLGGLMVSSPLRTAVDIALHVEADHALPALAAILARPELDVRLRLLRLAVEATPRVPHKKAALEKLAALLPAPPDAPKTG; encoded by the coding sequence ATGGTCCTCCTGTCCGCCACGCCGGCTCCCCGCTCCCACCGTCCGCTCGCGTCGGTTCCTTCCCCGCCCGAGTCGTCCCCGGACGAGCTCTACTCCCCCGGGACGCTCTTTTCCTGGCCGGAGCTGCAGGCCATGGCGTCCGACGGCGTGCTCAGGCAGCTGTATCAGCGCGGCTACCTGCCGCCCGGAACCCGGTCCACGCCGCAGCTCCGGGCCCGGGCGGCGGCCTGCACGATTCCCCCGGCGATCCGGCAACGCGTGGTGGCCGGGCGGATGACGGCTGCCTGGATCTACGGCTGCGCCCGGGAACCGGACCGGCTGGCGCTGCTGGTGGATGCCAACCGGAGGATTTCGAGCCTGAGATCGACCCGCGGATGCACTTTCCATGAAGTCCGGCTAGGGCCATTCGACGTCGTAAGCCTCGGCGGGCTGATGGTGTCCAGCCCGCTGAGGACCGCCGTGGACATTGCCCTGCACGTGGAGGCTGATCATGCCCTGCCGGCCCTTGCGGCCATCCTCGCGAGGCCTGAACTGGACGTGCGGCTTCGCCTTCTCAGGCTTGCCGTGGAAGCCACTCCGCGGGTCCCGCACAAGAAAGCGGCGCTCGAGAAGCTCGCCGCGCTGCTCCCGGCACCGCCGGATGCACCAAAGACTGGCTGA
- the hisS gene encoding histidine--tRNA ligase, which produces MARTASLSGFPEWLPEERLVELHVLDTIRRIFELHGFSSIETRAVETVGQLLRKGEIDKEVYGLSRLQDDEGDEAKGKSDAHALALHFDLTVPFARYVVENAGYLAFPFRRYQIQKVWRGERPQEGRAREFTQADIDVVGDGELPFRYDVEIALVIAETLNALPIPDFLLRINNRKLAEGFYTGIGLTDTAGVLRSIDKLEKIGPEKVAGLLRSELGATEEQAQAALKLAGIRTADTSFVEQVRALGVTNELLEEGLNELEQVIAAAVQRAPGKVVADLSIARGLDYYTGTVVETVLVGHEQLGSICSGGRYDALASKGNRKFPGVGLSIGVTRLVTRILSHDLAKATRSVPTAVLVALNNDDSWGAAQDVATQLRSRGIATEVAAKAEKFGKQIKFADRRGIPFVWFTDDDGKHQVKDIRSGEQTDADPASWTPSEEDLHVRVLKA; this is translated from the coding sequence ATGGCACGCACAGCCTCCCTGTCCGGATTCCCCGAGTGGCTTCCCGAGGAACGGCTGGTGGAGCTGCATGTGCTGGACACGATCCGGCGGATCTTTGAACTCCACGGCTTCTCCTCGATCGAAACCCGGGCCGTGGAAACGGTGGGACAGCTGCTGCGCAAGGGCGAAATCGACAAAGAGGTCTACGGCCTGAGCCGGCTCCAGGACGACGAGGGAGATGAAGCCAAGGGCAAAAGCGACGCGCACGCCCTGGCCCTGCACTTCGACCTCACCGTGCCGTTCGCCCGCTACGTGGTGGAGAACGCGGGCTACCTCGCCTTCCCGTTCCGCCGCTACCAGATCCAGAAGGTCTGGCGCGGTGAACGTCCGCAGGAAGGCCGGGCGCGTGAATTCACCCAGGCGGACATCGACGTCGTCGGCGACGGCGAACTGCCGTTCCGCTACGACGTCGAAATTGCGCTGGTGATCGCCGAAACCCTGAACGCCCTGCCGATCCCTGACTTCCTGCTCCGGATCAACAACCGCAAGCTCGCCGAGGGCTTCTACACCGGCATCGGACTCACCGACACCGCCGGGGTGCTGCGAAGCATCGACAAGCTCGAGAAGATCGGCCCGGAGAAGGTCGCCGGACTGCTCCGGTCCGAACTCGGCGCCACCGAGGAGCAGGCGCAGGCGGCGCTGAAACTGGCCGGCATCCGCACCGCAGACACCTCCTTCGTGGAACAGGTCCGCGCCCTGGGTGTCACGAACGAACTGCTCGAAGAGGGCCTCAACGAACTGGAGCAGGTCATCGCGGCAGCGGTCCAGCGCGCGCCCGGCAAGGTCGTCGCGGACCTGAGCATCGCCCGCGGCCTGGACTACTACACCGGCACCGTGGTGGAGACCGTCCTGGTGGGCCACGAACAGCTCGGCTCGATCTGCTCCGGCGGACGTTACGACGCGCTGGCCAGCAAGGGCAACCGCAAGTTCCCCGGCGTCGGACTCTCGATCGGCGTGACCCGCCTGGTCACCCGGATCCTCAGCCACGACCTCGCCAAGGCAACACGGTCGGTTCCGACCGCCGTGCTGGTGGCGCTCAACAACGACGACAGCTGGGGCGCCGCGCAGGATGTCGCCACGCAACTGCGCAGCCGGGGCATTGCCACCGAGGTTGCGGCCAAGGCGGAGAAGTTCGGCAAGCAGATCAAGTTCGCGGACCGCCGTGGCATCCCGTTTGTGTGGTTCACGGACGACGACGGCAAACACCAGGTCAAGGACATCCGTTCGGGCGAGCAGACGGACGCCGACCCGGCCAGCTGGACCCCGTCGGAGGAAGACCTGCACGTCCGGGTCCTCAAGGCCTAG